The Chloroflexota bacterium genome includes the window TTTCTACCTCACGCCCTGGCTGCATTGGCCTGAGACCATGGTGACCTATTTCCCTGAGAAGGGCTATTTGCTGACCGGCGATATCTTGGGCGGGTTTGGCACGCCGGAAGCCGTGTTTGATGATGACCCTGCGGATGTGAGCGTTTTTCTCCCTATGGCGCGCAAATATTTTGCCACCGTGGTGGGGCACTACAAAGCGCATGTCATCAAGCAGTTGCCGCGTCTCAAGGCGTTGGGGGTGCAGCCTCGCATGGTGTTGCCAGCGCATGGCTTGTTGTGGCGGCATGATCCGCAGCGCATCATCGACCGCTACGTGGCATGGGCCGAAGGCGTCCCCACGCCGGGTAAAGTGGTCGTGGCCTACACTTCCATGTACCGCTACGCGGAAGAGGCGATCAATTACATTTTGGGCTTGTTGCGCGAGCGAGGGCTTTCCCCGGTGGTCTATCGGTATGTGGACGACCACCATGATGAAGTTTCCGACTTCTTGGGGGAGTTGCCCGACGCCCAGGCGGTCATTCTGGGCACGGCGACTTACGAAGGCAGCATGTATTTGCCGATGAAGCACTTGATTGAGGAAATCATCCACAAAGCCGACTACGCCAAGCCGTTGATGTTGCTGGCGGCTTATGGTTGGGCGGGGGCGGCAGGCAAGGAGGCGGCGCGCCTCTTCGAAGGCAGCGCTTACAACCTTGTCGACGTGGTGGAATTTCGCGGCAAGTTGAGCGCAGACGACCGGCAGAAACTCCAGGCCGCGGTGGCGCGGCTGCTGGAAGCCGAAGCATAGGGACGATATTTTCCCGCCGTGAGGCGGGGTTATGGCAGCGTGAAGTGGGTCGAGCGAGCGCCTGAGCGCCTGGCTGGGCCCCGGAAAGACGCCCGGCGCGTCGGCTGCGGTCGGCGGGTGGGGCGTTTTTTTGCTCTTGTGGAGGTGTGATTGTGGCCGTTTCGGTCTCACGGAAGTTGTCGAATGCTTTCGAGGGTGCCCTGGCGGGCGGTGGTGACCCGGCAACCTCGCCGCTGTATGTTTTTGGGCCTTTCCTCAAACTCATCGTCGTCGCGGGGGTTGCTGAAGTTACCTTTGGTGCCAGCGTCTGGCTGGTGGTGTTCACCATCGCGATGGTCTCGGCCATGTATCGCCTGGTGATGCGTTGGGTCACGGATGGCAGCGGCGGCAGCGGCCTCACCGAAGAGGAATTTGGCGGCTGGGCGGTCAAAATCAACGCCGGCATCACCTTCGTGGAATACACCCTTACCTTTCTGGTCAGTATGGCGGCCCTGGTGACCTTCATCGCCGACCGCCTGCCCATGCTCAACGACAAATTCCTGTTTTGGGACTACCGCGCCCTGGTAGCCGTCGCGCTGAGCATTTTCACCGGCTGGGCGGTCAACCGTGGGCCGAAGGTGGCAGCCGCCATCTTTGGCCCTGCCACCGCGGCTGTGCTGGCCCTGCTGTGGGCGATGAACATCGCCACGGTGGTCAAACTCGGCCTGCACCTCCCCGATTTTTCTTTGCAGGCGTTTACCGGTCCTTACCTGCACTATACCCTCGCCGGCTACGCCCGCATTTTGGCGGTTATGACCGGCATCGAAGTCTTTGCCAACCTGGTCGCGGCTTACGAAGGCCCCCCCGAAGAAAAAAGCCGCAAGGCCTTTGGCAGCCTGCTGATCATCATGGGCACGGCTGCCGTGACCATGCTCATCACCGGCCCGGCCATCTTCCACCTGGCCGACCCCACCAACCCTGAAGTTTCGGTTTTTACCCAAACGATGGACAAACTGCTGCCGCCCTGGCTGGCCTATGCGGGCACGCTCATTGGGGTGGCCGTGCTGCTTTCCGCCAGCGCGGCCAGCGCCCAGGGGCTGCAAAACCTGGCCCTGGGTTTGAAAAGCCGCCGTTACGTCCCCGACCTGATTGGGCGGCGCAACAAGCATGGCGTGGCCGATGTGCCTGTATGGATCGAGGTTGGCATTGCTTCCCTCTGTTTCCTCTTCATCGGCACGGCTGAAGAAACTTACCTTTCCATCTATGCCGCTGGCGTGTTCATTTTGCTCAGCATGACGGGCTGGGCGGCCACCAAGCGGCTGGTACGCGAATTGAAGGTCGAGTTTACCTCTTCGCACGCGGCGACGCTGGTGGGCACGGTGATCGCTGCCTTCCTGACCACCGCGGCGACGGTCATTATTTTTGTGGAACGCTTCAAAGGGGGCGCGTGGACTTATTTCATTTTCATCCCTGTGCTTTATTTCATCTTCACTTACTACCGGAAGAAACTCGGCCCGCCTTCGCCCCTGCAAGAGCAACTGGGGCGCCTGGAAGAGGCTATGTGGACGCTGGAAACCATTTCCCCTGGCGGCGGCAGTACGCGGCCGCTGGTCACGCCGCTGCCCCAGGTTGAGGCCTGGGAAGCCGCGCCGGAACGCGTGGCCCGCTGGCGGGAAACGGTCTCCCTGAAACGTATTCTGGTGCCCCTGGGGGGCACGGCGTATGCCGAGCAGGCGGTGGAACTGGCTGCGCTGTTGGCGGAACATTTTGACGGGAGCGTGTTGTTGGTCTCGGTTATTCGCACGCGGCCGCCGCAGGCCAGGGATAAAGAGGCCCAAGAGGCGCTCGCGCGGGTGCGCGCCGAGAAGGCGGCTTACCTGGAAAGCGTGGCCGCGCGGCTGGAAGCCCGTGGCGTGCCGGTGACCACGCGTGTGGGTGTAGGCCCGATTGCCGACGTGCTCAACCACCTGGCTGCGGAGGAACACATTGACCTGGTCGTCATGACCACGCACAGCAAGTCGGCCTTCCGGCGCTGGTTCTTGGGCAGCAAAGCCAGCAAGATTCTGCAGCTGACGAACATCCCCGTGCTGGTCTTCCGCCCGGCGAGGGAAGGGCAGCAGCCGGCCTTCCGCTTCCAGCGGCTGCTGGTGCCCCTCGATGGCTCGGAATGGGCCGAGCGGGTGGTGCCTTATGCCCGCACGTTGGGCGAGGCGTTTGGCAGCCAACTCATCTTGCTGGGGATTCCGGAAGTGCCTGACCCCGCGCTTTATGGCACGATGGCCGATGTGGTTGCCAAACTGCGCGCCCAGGCTGAGGTCGAAACCCGCGCCTATCTGCGCGCGGTGGCAGGGGTGTTGACGGCTGAGGGCCTACCCACGGAAGTGCTTGTCACCGGCACCGAGGCCGACGAAACCATCCTCAAGGTGGAAGAGGAACGCGACGTGGACCTGGTGCTGATGTCGTCCCACGGCCACGGTGGGATGGATGCCGTGCTGCTCGGGTCAACCGCCGAGCGGGTGGTGCACCACAGCCCCCGTCCGGTGATGCTGGTGCCGATTCCTGAGAAGAGGCCCTGAGTGGGGCGCGGCAAGATGCAGGATGCAGGATGCGACTTGCAACTTGCAACTTGCATCTTGCAACTTGCATCTTGCATCTTGCAACTTGCATCCTGCATCTTGTAACTTATGCTATAGTAAAAATATGAGCCCTTGGTCGCCTCTGCTCGAAGCCTTTCTCTCTGTCGTGACGGTGGGGGGGGCTTCCTGTTGGCGTGGCTGGTAGCCCGCGAGCGCCTGTCGCCTGCCGCGCGCTGGGTGGGGGGGCTCAGCGTCGTGCTCGCCGCGGCAGGGCTCTTTTGGTCCGTGTGGGCCGAGAGCCGGGCGCCTTATTTGCGCACTGGCCGGCATACGGCCGCCCTGCGCGCAGTGTTCGAGGTGCTGGGGGCGCTGGTAGGGATCGGGCTGGCCGTGATGGTGGGGTTGTGGCTTGTGCTGCTCTCGTAGGGGAGGGAGGAGTGAGCCGTGAGGCATGGAAGGCGTTCCCGAGGATGGTTGCTGGGCTTCTT containing:
- a CDS encoding FprA family A-type flavoprotein, with the protein product MSAVQTVALGDAMYLLRVTDRSSKYFEGVWDIPEGITYNAYVLKTPEGAVLFDTVKATFTDDYLKALWELVSPEEIKHIVIHHMEPDHSGALPAVLEATGGRPEVWGHAFTRRLLTSMYGLNPTFHTVKDGNELVFGGERMVFYLTPWLHWPETMVTYFPEKGYLLTGDILGGFGTPEAVFDDDPADVSVFLPMARKYFATVVGHYKAHVIKQLPRLKALGVQPRMVLPAHGLLWRHDPQRIIDRYVAWAEGVPTPGKVVVAYTSMYRYAEEAINYILGLLRERGLSPVVYRYVDDHHDEVSDFLGELPDAQAVILGTATYEGSMYLPMKHLIEEIIHKADYAKPLMLLAAYGWAGAAGKEAARLFEGSAYNLVDVVEFRGKLSADDRQKLQAAVARLLEAEA